tatatattgttattattatatttctctgtATCAGCCTTAATATGACAGTATTTATAAAgctctcttattttttataattatacattatactctttttatttcaggCATCATCTTGGAAGTTAAAAATGGGATtacttcatatattttaatttttttcaagtgCAATTTTACAAGtgacataaatatataagatatacaataaaaattcatattttcgttcaaactttttttttccttttacagatatatttaaaaatgtctaATCTTCCCTCGTGTTAATTTTGATTAACTTTAGTtagtacaaataatttttaatgtaatatatagaaagatttaatatattaaaataacagATGTTTACCCCAGCatggaattaattatttatattttttagaattgtaataatattaagaaattgtataattttttaaatgtagtaaatacaatatatgtatttgaatAAACACAAGTATTATAACTGAATGAATATttgagatataaatttttaatttaaataaaaatataaattaaattatatagttTTAAAAGTGATGTGCatttacgttaaaaaaaaaaaagaaatttttttgcatttctATACAAgccaaaatatataaaacttttataaacatatatgttGATATTGTATGTtcttaacatatttttatacagatctcatgtattatatatttgtaactaatttatatagaaaccTATACATTACAAAATTTGTGTAATAATTCCattcattttgaatttttattttcaataaagaagataaatattaaataaagaaatttattattaaatatatttttgtgaaaTTATTAGTAAAATTAGCATATATGCAGGAGAAATGTATATGATTGATTACATAAGGTAACTTGTTATACAAACATGATACTCTTCAGGGAATGTTATGgttcttaatcttctttttctttttttgtttttttcttttttgttttcaatgtGTATCTTTttgatttcaaattttattagcAACATTATGAGATAAGTTATATtggtttttaaaaaataatcaagacTGATACTATTACCTATTTCTACCATTACTATATAATACGAAAATGGTAGAAGTAACTAATTGAACTACAATTGTGAATGGTCGCAGATCTACAGTTGTAATTTTATGTCGTGATTTactaaaatcaaatatgatttaattGTGCCCATCTTTgtccaatctttttttttcttttgacatgaggttttttctttctctttttttcccatcgtatcagttttttttttctgtggaCATATCATAAGAATTTACTTAAACACCTtaacatatgtttatatagatTTGTAAGTTTTTTATGTCacttacaaataaattttgcaCAAAAGTTTATAACTTGTGTTACCATTGTTTAACGTACCATATCTGTATCCTTTAAAGTTAAATTATGACACTGCTTCACAATGCTttacattttttgtattaaaatatatatattttttaaacaagtACCACACATATTAATGTCATCGTTTATACgtgtaattttaaaaagtgATAAACAAACCAGTTgaacaaaattcattttcattcttataaaAACTAAACTATGTGTAGATATGAAATGTacaaatcattttataaaatatatttactatgaAACAGTGTCATTCTCTATTTAacttttgtaatttaaaaatatataactcattacaatttttaaataataaattcaattaaataaaatatatttctgacAAAATGAATgttgatgataaaaattttgtaaatgaatGATACATTGTATGACAATATacagtatttatataaattaatcaagttaatattttaaatattgttaaatatttaaatacacaatGTAAAATGTGTTCTTTTGTATGTGAAATATTCAAGTATTTGTCCtcttttaaatttgaaatattatacttgctatatatatgtgtatgtatatgtgtatatatacatacatacatatatatatatatcacataatagatatatatacacatatatatgcacagacacacgcacacgcacacacatatatacatacacacacgttttcaaaacatatatatatacatatataaaaagaatatatatgtatatatatatataaaagaaaaagtgtatTAATACacgtgtaatattaaaaatagctGTATCTcctaataagaaaataataaagtgagtagattatttgaaaaattacttttatgattttgattttcaaaccattaaaaatattacgtatttattgtttaacaaaagaaattattaataatttctaatttaattaattctttctaagataaaaaaaaattataacacaAAAGGAAATTCAAAtcctgttaaaaaaaattttaagctTTACGTGTTTACGTATTTAAAGCTGTAAcggtttgttttttaaatattacttttttaaaaacaCACATATGAGAAGTATAAAAtcatcatatattataaaagagaatgTGTGTttcaatatctataaaaaaaatattggacaagtttttttttttgagaaaatacaaaaaaaataaattacaaagtgtttcatttttaataaaagttatatatacaataatatatttaaagaactTACCTTGAAGTCGTTGAACCATAGCACTAtgtttaaaatgattaatatggCATGTAGTAACCTCGCCTGTAACTTctggaacaaaaaaaaaaaaaaaaaaaaaaaaagacgatatatttacaatatgcCAAATAACATAaagatttaattgaaaatatctaaGCTACTACATACCTTAGCCTCCTAGTAGGTCTGTATCCAAAGTATGCACTGCCACGAATTATCCCTCGAGCCATACCACGATAACCTCGTACACCTCTAGGCCCCctataatcaatatttatttattgttatgttttcttttacatatatatttgtatatagaaAAGTCTTTGTATATAGAATGATAGAGACAAAAGATAATATCTGTTATTATCTAGAAGATAAGGCTCTTATCAATCTTATTACCTATTTGTCATTGATAGCCCTGGtctatttgttctttttggCATAACTTTAATTTGGCGTCCTCTGAACATAGACTCATCCATAGCCATTGCAGTTTGTACAGAATCACGTTCTGCAAATTCGATGTAAGCAAAACCTTTGGGATGACCATCATATTTGTTACATAATATTGTTACTCTGTTGACGCTACCACAGCCATGGAAATGTTGCTCTAATTCTTCTGCTGTGGCACCGTAATCCACCtattgtaacaaaaaaatgatttccatgtgtaaaaaaaaagaaagaaaacaattttattactaaTGTTTTATACTATTATTTCAAACTTACATTTCCAACGTATATAGATCGATTATCAACTTCCATTTTATCTTCAAGTGACATGTTCAATGGGCTCgctgaaataaattatacatttactAAACTAATTTAACAGTAAgaaatttgtctttttcttatttttgttttatttaaaagttaattcTAATAAGCAAGGAATTgaaaacaaaagtaataattatgatgCTTGAAGCcatctaaaaaaatatcttactgATTCCAGGTGGACTACCCATGTTCATCTGTTTATCCACCTCCGATTGAAGTTGCTTTAatttttctgcttcttcttccatctctcttacACGCGCCTTTATAGCTTCCAGTTcctataatatgataaaatagagcatatattttaataaaacatacaaaatattgttattggaTTATCACATACTGGATCATCTATATTTGCTTCATTCAATTCACGTTTAACTCCATCACACTGCATAATAGCATCACCATCTTGACCATTTTCAAGTCCATCAAGGCCATCAATATGGTCATTAGCTAATAAATCTGATTCAGACATTTCTATaacaaaatatcatttatatgaCAGTTATTAGtacgatatttttctctcattaatCTATAAGTAATTTAGATATGttacgtattattaaaatatgtattttgatattgaactaaataaatatatttctttaaaatatgaattttctattttttaagaaattgaagaaattaTACTATTAGCATTGtatttaatacatttaaatgtattaatttaatgcatattatatgaatttttaattgaaacaaagtatagaattattttaattgtattaaatgTAAAAGCAAGAATTTTAGTTTTTAACCCTTATCCAACCGCTACTGAATCGTTCATGGCCAAGCTTTCAGATATGTTATGTGCAATGGTAATAGTCGATCCAAGTCAATGTGACATTTTGCTATAATAAATGGGATCTGGTCTTAAAGATTTATCATAAATGATATCAGAATGATTCCAGCATTCGTCGATAGCAAATTATATTGgtattcaatataataataaaaaagaaagaagtataagttaacaaaaaatatgtaaaatttgtaaaaaattatagaatttttctatcaaaaagTATCATTAGCAacatgaaaagaaacaaacttaatataaaaaatagatctgaagtataaaaataagttttaGTATGAGTAACAAGTGATCTGGTATCGACTGCCTGTGATACTCAACAAAGCATTGGCAATGCAAGGGTTAATCAATATCCAAATAtcagttaaattaaattcaatctaTGAGTAATCCatgtagaaagaaatatatcaataaaatattttaactacAGATAGaagatatttgtaataaaaacaaatctaATCGGATGTGTCATATATAGgatatcataaaaattcattacaaatcgaaagtagaagaaaatagaatgcAAGATCAAAATGGTTATGGTACTGTAACGAATCAACGCTTTCTTAATGAcctaaattatacaattaagtactataaatattaagaataaaaaatgtattacatACGCGTAATTTTCGACGTGTTTTTATAgcttagatatttaaataagatcAATTCTTTAAACGTTTAGATATTCCACCTACACACCGTGCCCTACGCACGCACCAGCACGCACCAAACAAGATTGACGCGATGAATACATCACATGATGTAGGCGAATTTtgaagataatttttctttacgctTTATAGTACTATTATTTAAGCCAATAATCAGCGATGATTCAAAAGTATCTAGACGATCAACCAATAAAAAAGCGCTGTACATTGAAACGTGCAAGTAGATTGGTTCAGATCCAGATACAACAAATTATAGTTAAATTAGTTACTACCAATCATAGTTTCGGAAATACAAGCCATTTATCCATGAATATAGACCTACGCATCATAGCGCACTAGTGCTGCCTTTAACGAGCAATGTCTAAAGTATACGTAACGATTTCATGCGAACCACCACATCCGCCCAAAGTCCGCCATCTTCGCAATTTTTTGTATCACTGGTTTGTAACGGTAACGAATTTCAAATTCACGTTTAATGAAAAAGCActctaaaattatttaatactaaTGTTGACGTTAATTctgataaataaatgtttaaataaacgtgtcatttttttatataattacacgGATTTGactatcattaataatttttacgaaattgttaattataaataaaaattatattagtaatattacatacaattatatataatttaaataaatgtacaaaAATTATCGCAAAAATGAATCATTTAAATGAGGCAAACACTGGACTGAGTGAATTGCGATATTGACTCTTCGAAATCCAACGACAGACTGAATATTAACCTATCAAAGTCACGTTCCTACATCTTCGTTTTTGTTTACATCACTGGTAAGTGACGATTTCGAATATTACATCATTCTTCTACGAAATTAATGTTTACTAGTGAACTATATTATGATACTAAGAGTGCActataaattgtttaaataaatgttaaacgatcgaaaaaagtaattaactaAGTCGAATATGGAGAATATGGAGTAAGAGAGCTGCGATATTTACCCTTCAGAATTCGATGGTAGACTAACTTGCTCTGGAAGTCGTCTGGGTCTCTCTGCTTTCGTTATTGTTTATATCTGGAACTGAGAACGATTGCGACTTCGAAAGTTCGGTATTTActgttacacacacacatacgcacaatACACACACGTGAATGATAAATCAATATTACCGACctatttgattatatttagTTACAGTCGataaagaaatcgattttgttgGTAACCGAAATCTGTTACCGACAGAATTCTTTCGGCATATTATAGTCGATAATTCAGAATTCtcgtatttatcattattatgtcGTCATAATATATTTCCAAAGGTTTATCGATTAAGTAGAACGTTACCTGAAGATGA
The sequence above is a segment of the Vespula vulgaris chromosome 12, iyVesVulg1.1, whole genome shotgun sequence genome. Coding sequences within it:
- the LOC127067983 gene encoding polyadenylate-binding protein 2 codes for the protein MSESDLLANDHIDGLDGLENGQDGDAIMQCDGVKRELNEANIDDPELEAIKARVREMEEEAEKLKQLQSEVDKQMNMGSPPGITSPLNMSLEDKMEVDNRSIYVGNVDYGATAEELEQHFHGCGSVNRVTILCNKYDGHPKGFAYIEFAERDSVQTAMAMDESMFRGRQIKVMPKRTNRPGLSMTNRGPRGVRGYRGMARGIIRGSAYFGYRPTRRLRSYRRGYYMPY